Part of the Toxoplasma gondii ME49 unplaced genomic scaffold asmbl.1552, whole genome shotgun sequence genome, GAGCGAAAGGCTGGCAATCTgttgtcgctgcttctcgaagAGGTGGAAACCGCTGTCACACTCCGCGACTTTAGCTGCATCAAGGCTTTTCGGTCCCTCCTTACATCGTTGAGGAATTCACGAGCATGCGAAACAACAATGACGATTTTGTCTTTGCCGCAGCGCATCGTCTGTCCGTCGACAGGACCCTCGCTCACGGACAGGTAGTTCGTCAGCCACTGGACGGCTTCCAAGTCTAAGTGGTTCGTCGGCTCGTCGAGCAACAGAACGTCCGGGTCGCTAAACAGACAGCGCGCGAGGAGCACGCGCATGCGCCAGCCTCCTGATAGCGCCGTCACTTTCATGTGCTGCACGAACAAACCAACGACTCAGTCGGAAAGGGAAAGACTCAAGCGATGCCACACCCACACCCAAACTCCCGCCGAGACTCACAGGGCAAGTGTgtgagaggcgaggagacaccggggAGTTACATCGCAAGgggacaaaagagagagatacgCCCA contains:
- a CDS encoding ATP-binding protein (encoded by transcript TGME49_325700); translation: SGTRLEDHMKVTALSGGWRMRVLLARCLFSDPDVLLLDEPTNHLDLEAVQWLTNYLSVSEGPVDGQTMRCGKDKIVIVVSHAREFLNDVRRDRKALMQLKSRSVCTDMIHFTNQNLT